A stretch of Pseudomonas sp. LS.1a DNA encodes these proteins:
- a CDS encoding LysR substrate-binding domain-containing protein — MDRLRAMEVFVSVAEQGSFSQAAEHLDLSVVMVSRYIRQLEDAMQVELIQRSTRRMHVTEAGRVFYEESRQALDQVRKAYERVESLQQAPSGLLRISAPMTLGSSLLAPLVAGFLTEHPDVRVDLVLSNSVVDLMAEGFDAALRIGNLGDADLVAKALRPYRMVICAAPGYLDRHGRPAVPADLAGHRLLAHSTWTNRFTWPLLDAGKEYPWPEHWVLKSNDGQALRLAALAGNGILLQPEFLVAEDLRAGRLVTLLDDFLPATRPVNLVYLRQRSALPKLDAFIRYILRHAG, encoded by the coding sequence ATGGACCGCCTGCGCGCCATGGAGGTATTTGTCAGCGTCGCCGAACAGGGCAGCTTCAGCCAGGCCGCCGAGCACCTGGACCTGTCAGTGGTAATGGTGAGCAGGTATATCCGCCAACTTGAAGATGCAATGCAGGTCGAACTGATCCAGCGCAGTACCCGGCGCATGCACGTCACCGAAGCAGGCCGCGTGTTCTACGAAGAGTCCAGGCAGGCACTGGACCAGGTTCGCAAGGCCTATGAGCGCGTTGAAAGCTTGCAACAGGCACCCAGCGGACTATTGCGTATCAGCGCCCCCATGACCCTGGGCTCGTCGCTGCTCGCGCCGCTGGTTGCCGGCTTTCTCACCGAACACCCGGACGTGCGCGTTGATCTGGTGCTCAGCAACAGTGTCGTCGACCTGATGGCCGAGGGGTTCGATGCTGCTTTGCGCATTGGCAACCTGGGTGATGCAGATCTGGTGGCCAAGGCACTGCGCCCCTATCGGATGGTGATCTGCGCCGCCCCCGGCTACCTGGACAGGCACGGGCGCCCAGCCGTTCCGGCAGACCTGGCCGGGCACAGGTTACTGGCGCACTCCACATGGACCAACCGTTTCACCTGGCCCTTGCTGGACGCTGGCAAGGAATACCCCTGGCCGGAACACTGGGTGCTGAAAAGCAACGATGGCCAGGCACTGCGGCTGGCCGCCCTGGCAGGCAACGGGATCCTGCTGCAACCCGAGTTCCTGGTGGCCGAGGACCTTCGCGCAGGGCGCCTGGTCACACTGCTTGACGACTTCCTGCCCGCTACCCGCCCGGTCAACCTGGTCTATCTGCGCCAGCGCAGCGCGCTACCCAAACTGGATGCCTTCATTCGCTACATCCTGAGGCATGCGGGGTAA
- a CDS encoding D-cysteine desulfhydrase family protein: MAPLHSLLEHFPQVSLVDRPTPIQRLEGLEHSLGLLKRGIKLFAKRDDYMALGGGGNKLRKLEFHLGEALRDKVDVVVTMGGLQSNHARLTAAACAKLGMRCELVLGRAVPRDDEEYEHNGNVLLDELFGAVVHIVPEGFTTASWADTRAQELQMQGCKVKVIPTGGSTAVGGLGYAKAALEIARQEASMGLKFTHMVMANGSSGTHAGMAAGFAAMGRAPGFIKSFAVLAEAPESHRRTLELTRQTLELLGSEQVIEPPMIAVDGAHRGAGYGVPTKAMLSALQLMARSEGLLLDPVYSGKAFAGLVADLESGLYAQGDNILLLMTGGAPGIFAYRSALQGA; the protein is encoded by the coding sequence GTGGCGCCCTTGCATTCGCTGCTCGAACATTTTCCACAAGTCAGCCTCGTCGACCGGCCAACACCCATTCAGCGCCTTGAAGGCCTTGAGCATTCGCTCGGGCTGCTTAAGCGCGGCATCAAGCTGTTCGCCAAGCGTGACGATTACATGGCCCTGGGCGGCGGTGGCAACAAGCTGCGAAAGCTTGAGTTTCACCTTGGCGAGGCCCTTCGAGACAAGGTGGATGTGGTCGTGACAATGGGTGGGCTGCAATCCAATCATGCACGTTTGACTGCGGCAGCCTGTGCGAAGCTGGGCATGCGTTGCGAACTTGTGCTGGGCCGTGCCGTACCCCGGGACGATGAAGAGTACGAGCACAACGGCAATGTGCTTCTGGATGAGCTGTTCGGGGCCGTCGTGCATATCGTGCCTGAAGGTTTTACCACGGCGAGTTGGGCCGACACCCGTGCACAGGAACTGCAAATGCAGGGCTGCAAGGTCAAGGTTATTCCCACCGGCGGCTCGACAGCCGTGGGGGGCCTGGGCTATGCCAAGGCCGCGCTGGAAATCGCCCGGCAGGAAGCCAGCATGGGCCTGAAGTTCACGCACATGGTCATGGCCAATGGCAGTTCCGGCACCCATGCGGGCATGGCCGCCGGGTTTGCTGCGATGGGGCGGGCGCCGGGCTTCATCAAGTCCTTTGCAGTACTTGCCGAGGCGCCTGAATCGCACCGTCGCACGCTTGAACTTACCCGGCAGACCTTGGAACTGCTTGGCAGCGAGCAGGTTATCGAGCCGCCAATGATTGCCGTCGATGGTGCACATCGCGGCGCGGGCTATGGTGTTCCGACGAAGGCCATGTTGTCGGCGTTGCAACTCATGGCCCGTTCCGAGGGGCTGTTGCTTGATCCGGTCTACTCCGGAAAAGCGTTCGCCGGCCTGGTCGCCGACCTGGAAAGCGGCTTGTACGCACAGGGTGACAACATCTTGCTGCTGATGACCGGTGGGGCACCGGGGATCTTCGCTTATCGGTCGGCCC
- a CDS encoding MFS transporter, which translates to MTAQPALLAGHVQSPKVPVIIGAALFMELLDSTAVMTALPRMAADFGEPGLRMNLVVSLYMLALALCVPVSGWAAERFRPRQVMLSAMGLFTCASLACALADTLWQLCLGRMLQGAAGALMTPVGQVIILRWSSREQLLQAMSWLALPALVGPLVGPLLGGLLVTVLSWHWIFLINLPICLLGCWLILRHVPDYPARPVPPLDVRGLLLSGGALAMLVFGLESLGLGQLPQAWAMVLVAGGGACALGYLLHARRHPNPLVDLSLLRLRSFGVAQAGGGLFRLGSAAQPFLIVLLLQNCLGLSPLAAGWLVVSGGVGALLMKVLAVPLVRRYGYRRVLSCNAVLSGVGIALCASFDRDTAVWLMATVLFAAGLVRSLQFSTLGAASYQDVPGERSAAASSLSAMSVQLTMAMSVSLAGGLLGMLAGLDGRSETSVADISTVMVLCAAMCGISGLVFRRLSD; encoded by the coding sequence TTGACTGCCCAGCCGGCCTTGCTGGCCGGCCATGTGCAAAGCCCCAAGGTGCCGGTGATCATCGGTGCCGCATTGTTCATGGAGCTGCTCGACAGCACTGCGGTGATGACCGCCCTGCCGCGGATGGCCGCCGATTTCGGCGAGCCAGGGTTGCGCATGAATCTGGTGGTGTCGCTGTACATGCTTGCCCTGGCCCTGTGCGTGCCGGTCAGCGGTTGGGCCGCCGAGCGCTTTCGCCCACGCCAGGTCATGTTGTCGGCGATGGGCTTGTTCACTTGCGCCTCGCTGGCCTGCGCCCTGGCCGATACGCTCTGGCAGCTGTGCCTGGGGCGCATGCTGCAGGGGGCAGCCGGGGCTCTGATGACACCGGTGGGGCAGGTGATCATCCTGCGCTGGTCGAGCCGTGAGCAGCTGCTGCAGGCCATGTCGTGGTTGGCCCTGCCGGCACTGGTGGGGCCGCTGGTCGGTCCGTTGCTCGGCGGTTTGCTGGTGACGGTGCTGTCCTGGCACTGGATCTTCCTGATCAACCTGCCTATCTGCCTGCTCGGTTGCTGGCTGATCCTGCGCCATGTACCGGACTATCCGGCACGGCCGGTGCCACCGTTGGACGTGCGTGGCTTGCTGCTCAGCGGCGGGGCCCTGGCCATGTTGGTGTTCGGCCTGGAATCGCTGGGGCTGGGGCAGTTGCCGCAGGCCTGGGCGATGGTGCTGGTGGCCGGTGGGGGAGCCTGTGCGTTGGGGTATCTGCTGCACGCGCGGCGACATCCCAATCCATTGGTGGACCTGTCGCTGTTGCGCCTGCGCAGCTTTGGCGTGGCCCAGGCGGGTGGCGGGCTGTTCCGCCTGGGTTCGGCAGCCCAGCCGTTCCTGATCGTGCTACTGCTGCAGAACTGCCTGGGCTTGAGCCCGTTGGCGGCGGGATGGCTGGTGGTCAGCGGCGGCGTCGGCGCGCTGCTGATGAAGGTACTGGCAGTGCCATTGGTGCGGCGCTACGGCTATCGACGGGTGCTCAGTTGCAATGCCGTGCTCAGTGGTGTGGGGATTGCCCTGTGCGCCAGTTTCGATCGTGATACTGCTGTGTGGCTGATGGCTACGGTGCTGTTCGCCGCAGGCCTGGTGCGTTCACTGCAGTTCTCGACGTTGGGGGCTGCCAGTTATCAGGACGTGCCCGGTGAGCGATCGGCGGCGGCCAGTTCGTTGTCGGCGATGTCCGTGCAGCTGACCATGGCCATGTCGGTGAGCCTGGCAGGGGGGCTGTTAGGGATGCTGGCCGGGTTGGACGGGCGTAGCGAAACTTCGGTGGCAGATATCTCCACGGTGATGGTGCTGTGCGCTGCCATGTGTGGAATTTCCGGTCTGGTGTTCCGGCGTTTGTCGGACTAG
- a CDS encoding acyl-CoA dehydrogenase family protein, which translates to MTTFQRFPTLAPATSVAELKARIVALLPAIGEGAAQRERERQLPHEAIAQLAAAGLYTVRIPEQYGGPGGTVSDVIELLLQVASVDSNVAQALRPGFAFVEGLLAAQAEGAEQERERWFARYLQGAVIGNAGWELGGANGAIAARLVREGEHFRANGSKFYSTGALFADYVSAVALDEDEQPVSFILPRDREGLELVDDFDAMGQRLTASGTTHLRNVRVEASDIRTRTVEEGKRTIVTPFLQLFLATVLGGIARNALDDATRFTREHARPIKHSTASRSVDDPYVELSVGDIAARAYGAEAMVLKAAATIDKAWAAQLDEAAVEQAAIEVAQTQYLVAELALKAAQTLFDVGGASTTGRQHNLDRHWRNARTVANHNPRQWKAAVVGAWQLKGTRPPVSGLF; encoded by the coding sequence ATGACCACATTTCAACGTTTCCCAACCCTGGCTCCGGCCACCAGCGTCGCGGAGCTGAAGGCCCGCATCGTGGCCTTGTTGCCCGCAATCGGCGAAGGTGCCGCGCAGCGCGAGCGCGAACGCCAGCTGCCCCATGAGGCCATTGCCCAGCTTGCGGCAGCCGGGCTTTACACCGTGCGTATCCCTGAGCAGTACGGCGGCCCCGGCGGCACTGTCAGCGATGTGATCGAACTGCTGCTGCAAGTCGCCTCGGTCGATTCCAACGTGGCCCAGGCCCTGCGCCCAGGTTTTGCCTTCGTCGAAGGCCTGCTGGCCGCGCAGGCCGAAGGCGCCGAGCAGGAGCGCGAGCGCTGGTTCGCACGCTATCTCCAGGGTGCGGTGATTGGCAATGCCGGCTGGGAACTGGGCGGTGCCAACGGCGCCATCGCCGCGCGCCTGGTGCGCGAGGGCGAGCACTTTCGCGCCAATGGCAGCAAGTTCTACAGCACGGGGGCGCTGTTCGCCGATTACGTCAGCGCCGTTGCCCTGGACGAGGACGAGCAGCCGGTGTCGTTCATCCTGCCGCGCGACCGCGAGGGCCTGGAGCTGGTCGACGACTTTGATGCCATGGGCCAGCGCCTGACCGCCAGCGGCACCACCCATTTGCGCAATGTGCGCGTCGAGGCCAGCGATATCCGCACGCGCACCGTGGAGGAGGGCAAGCGCACCATCGTCACGCCGTTCCTGCAGCTGTTCCTTGCCACCGTGCTGGGCGGTATTGCCCGCAATGCGCTGGACGACGCCACCCGCTTCACCCGTGAGCATGCCCGCCCGATCAAGCACAGCACGGCCAGCCGCTCGGTGGATGACCCCTATGTTGAGCTGTCGGTAGGCGATATCGCTGCCCGTGCCTATGGCGCCGAGGCCATGGTGCTGAAGGCCGCTGCAACCATCGACAAGGCCTGGGCCGCGCAACTGGATGAAGCCGCCGTGGAGCAGGCCGCGATCGAGGTGGCGCAGACCCAGTACCTGGTCGCCGAGCTGGCGCTCAAGGCTGCGCAAACGCTGTTCGACGTTGGCGGTGCCTCCACCACCGGCCGCCAGCATAACCTCGACCGCCACTGGCGCAACGCCCGCACCGTGGCCAATCATAACCCCCGCCAGTGGAAGGCGGCGGTGGTCGGTGCCTGGCAGCTCAAGGGCACTCGCCCACCTGTCTCGGGGCTGTTTTGA
- a CDS encoding transporter substrate-binding domain-containing protein, which produces MKNIRTLFLATLLCGGVMSVSQAQADALADITARGVLKVAVPQDFPPFGSVGPDLKPRGLDIDTAQLLADRLGVKLALTPVNSTNRIPFLTTGKVDLVISSLGKNAEREAVIDFSRPYAPFYLAVFGPAETSVDDIGAVAGKTISVTRGSIEDMALSAVAPQGTIIKRFEDNNSTIAAYLSGQVELIASGSVVMAVIAEKNPGKVPVMKVKLKDSPVYVGLAKQEPALLEKVNATLDAAKADGSLNRNAEKWLKQPLPADL; this is translated from the coding sequence ATGAAAAACATCCGTACCCTGTTTCTGGCCACCCTGCTTTGCGGCGGCGTCATGAGCGTTTCTCAGGCCCAGGCCGATGCGCTGGCCGACATCACTGCCCGGGGCGTGCTCAAGGTCGCCGTACCCCAGGACTTCCCTCCCTTCGGCTCGGTAGGGCCGGACCTCAAACCCCGCGGCCTGGACATCGACACCGCGCAACTGCTGGCTGACAGGCTCGGCGTCAAGCTGGCGCTGACCCCGGTCAACAGCACCAATCGCATTCCGTTCCTCACGACCGGCAAGGTCGACCTGGTGATTTCCAGCCTGGGCAAGAACGCCGAGCGAGAAGCGGTGATCGATTTTTCCCGCCCCTACGCACCGTTCTACCTGGCAGTGTTCGGGCCGGCCGAGACGTCGGTCGACGATATCGGTGCCGTTGCCGGCAAGACCATCAGTGTCACGCGTGGCTCGATCGAGGACATGGCGTTATCCGCGGTCGCCCCACAGGGTACGATCATCAAGCGCTTCGAGGACAACAACTCGACCATCGCCGCCTACCTGTCGGGCCAGGTCGAGCTGATCGCCAGCGGCAGCGTGGTGATGGCTGTCATTGCCGAGAAGAACCCGGGCAAGGTGCCGGTGATGAAGGTCAAGCTCAAGGACTCGCCCGTGTACGTGGGCCTGGCCAAGCAGGAGCCGGCCTTGCTCGAGAAGGTCAACGCCACCCTGGATGCGGCCAAGGCCGACGGCAGCCTCAACCGCAATGCCGAAAAATGGCTGAAGCAGCCATTGCCGGCCGACCTTTGA
- a CDS encoding amino acid ABC transporter permease encodes MDFTLWDIVRNLLAGLQWTLLLSLVAFVCGGIAGLLLLLARISDSRLLRGAARSYIELFQGTPLLMQLFMVFFGIALFGIDVSAWMAAAIALTLFTSAFLAEIWRGCVESIPHGQWEASGSLAMSRLEQLRHVILPQALRIAVAPTVGFSVQVVKGTAVTSIIGFTELTKTGGMLANATFEPFLIYGLVAVGYFVLCYPLSLSARYLERKLHAPA; translated from the coding sequence ATGGATTTCACCTTGTGGGACATCGTGCGCAACCTGCTCGCAGGCTTGCAATGGACCTTGCTGCTGTCGCTGGTGGCATTCGTCTGTGGTGGTATTGCCGGGCTGTTGCTGCTGTTGGCGCGCATCTCCGATAGCCGGTTGCTGCGTGGCGCGGCGAGGAGCTACATCGAGCTGTTCCAGGGGACGCCGCTGCTGATGCAGCTGTTCATGGTGTTTTTCGGCATCGCCCTGTTCGGCATCGATGTGTCGGCCTGGATGGCGGCGGCCATCGCCTTGACGCTGTTCACCAGTGCCTTTCTCGCCGAGATCTGGCGGGGCTGCGTCGAGTCCATACCACATGGCCAGTGGGAGGCCTCCGGCAGCCTGGCCATGAGCCGTCTGGAGCAGTTGCGCCATGTGATCCTGCCCCAGGCCCTGCGCATTGCCGTCGCACCGACAGTCGGGTTCTCGGTGCAGGTGGTCAAGGGCACGGCGGTGACCTCGATCATCGGTTTCACCGAGCTGACCAAGACTGGCGGCATGTTGGCCAACGCCACTTTTGAACCGTTCCTGATCTACGGTCTGGTGGCCGTGGGTTACTTCGTCCTTTGCTACCCGCTCTCGCTGAGCGCCCGTTATCTGGAGAGGAAGCTGCATGCCCCTGCTTAG
- a CDS encoding amino acid ABC transporter permease produces the protein MAYQFDFSPVLAQGGLLLEGAVFTLELTLIGTLFGVAIGVLGALVRAWRLRPFDALFGLYVELIRNTPFIVQLFFIFFGLPALGVRLTEWQAAVLAMVINLGAYSTEIIRAGIQAIPRGQLEAAAALAMSRFEAFRHVVLQPALAKVWPALSSQIVIVMLGSAVCSQIATEELSFAANFIQSRNFRAFETYLLTTALYLVMAILVRQLLAWFGRRALMGRR, from the coding sequence ATGGCCTATCAATTTGATTTTTCCCCGGTGCTGGCCCAGGGCGGCCTGCTGCTCGAAGGGGCTGTGTTCACGCTTGAGCTGACGTTGATCGGCACCCTGTTCGGGGTGGCCATCGGTGTGCTTGGCGCGCTGGTGCGCGCCTGGCGACTACGGCCGTTCGATGCCCTGTTCGGCCTCTACGTGGAGCTGATCCGCAACACGCCCTTCATCGTCCAGTTGTTCTTCATCTTCTTCGGCCTGCCCGCGCTTGGCGTTCGGTTGACGGAATGGCAGGCGGCGGTACTGGCCATGGTGATCAACCTTGGCGCCTATTCCACCGAGATCATTCGGGCGGGTATCCAGGCCATCCCCAGAGGGCAACTGGAGGCTGCGGCGGCATTGGCCATGAGCCGTTTCGAGGCTTTTCGCCATGTGGTGCTGCAACCTGCACTGGCCAAGGTCTGGCCGGCCCTGTCGAGCCAGATCGTGATCGTCATGCTCGGCTCGGCGGTATGCTCGCAGATCGCCACAGAGGAACTGTCGTTCGCTGCCAACTTCATCCAGTCGCGCAACTTCCGGGCTTTCGAGACATACCTGCTGACCACGGCCTTGTATCTGGTCATGGCCATCCTGGTGCGCCAACTGCTGGCATGGTTCGGTCGACGCGCGTTGATGGGGAGACGCTGA
- a CDS encoding amino acid ABC transporter ATP-binding protein, with amino-acid sequence MPLLRVSALHKYYGDNHVLKGVDLAIEEGEVVAIIGRSGSGKSTFLRTLNGLESISDGVIEVDGEYLDASRADLRSLRQKVGMVFQQFNLFPHLTVGQNVMLAPQVVKKAGKAEARQLAEQMLARVGLGDKFDAYPDRLSGGQQQRVAIARALAMSPKVLLCDEITSALDPELVNEVLGVVRQLASEGMTLIMVTHEMRFAREVGDKLVFMHQGKVHETGHPREVFAAPRTAELANFIGSVAGG; translated from the coding sequence ATGCCCCTGCTTAGAGTGTCCGCATTGCACAAGTACTACGGCGACAACCATGTGCTCAAGGGGGTCGACCTGGCGATCGAGGAGGGCGAGGTGGTCGCCATCATCGGCCGTAGCGGTTCCGGCAAGAGTACCTTCCTGCGAACCCTCAACGGCCTGGAGTCGATCAGCGACGGGGTGATCGAGGTGGATGGCGAATACCTGGATGCCAGCCGCGCCGACTTGCGCTCGCTGCGGCAGAAGGTTGGCATGGTGTTCCAGCAGTTCAACCTCTTCCCTCACCTGACCGTGGGCCAGAACGTCATGCTTGCGCCCCAGGTGGTGAAGAAGGCCGGCAAGGCCGAGGCCCGCCAGTTGGCCGAACAGATGCTCGCCAGGGTTGGACTGGGCGACAAGTTCGACGCCTACCCGGACCGCCTTTCCGGCGGCCAGCAGCAGCGGGTGGCGATTGCCCGGGCGCTTGCCATGTCGCCCAAGGTGTTGCTGTGCGACGAGATCACCTCGGCGCTCGACCCCGAGCTGGTCAATGAGGTGCTCGGTGTGGTGCGCCAGCTGGCCAGTGAAGGCATGACCCTGATCATGGTCACCCACGAAATGCGTTTTGCCCGGGAAGTCGGTGACAAGCTGGTCTTCATGCATCAGGGCAAGGTCCACGAGACGGGCCATCCGCGCGAGGTTTTCGCGGCCCCCCGGACAGCAGAGCTGGCGAACTTCATCGGTAGCGTGGCAGGGGGTTAG
- a CDS encoding FadR/GntR family transcriptional regulator gives MLDTLPRAVPEIALQAIRRLIQDGDYQPGDALPSQRDLAEQLGVSRASLREALSSLSALGLVSVQPGKGVFVQAPPPATGFSWPYAEQVSAVDTFQLRYALEGFAAGLAALYLTAADIDALEANVESMRQELRAGHFEAAARLDFAFHRRLLEASGNHAMLQVITTNQDIFLESQKLPFIRPERAMETWQEHRKILRQLARGNQAGAQRAMQEHIRNAASRTNVVFAC, from the coding sequence ATGCTCGACACACTCCCCCGTGCAGTTCCGGAAATCGCTTTGCAGGCTATCCGCAGGCTGATCCAGGACGGCGACTACCAGCCTGGTGATGCCCTGCCCTCCCAACGTGACCTGGCAGAGCAGTTGGGTGTAAGCCGCGCCTCCCTGCGCGAGGCGCTGTCCTCCTTGAGCGCCTTGGGGCTGGTGAGCGTACAGCCGGGCAAGGGAGTATTCGTCCAGGCGCCGCCACCCGCTACCGGTTTCTCCTGGCCCTATGCCGAACAGGTATCCGCCGTCGATACGTTCCAGTTGCGCTATGCACTCGAAGGGTTTGCCGCCGGCTTGGCGGCGCTGTACCTGACGGCAGCGGACATCGATGCGCTCGAAGCCAATGTCGAGTCGATGCGCCAGGAGCTGCGTGCTGGCCATTTCGAGGCCGCCGCGCGCCTGGACTTCGCCTTTCACCGTCGCCTGCTGGAAGCCAGTGGCAACCACGCCATGCTGCAGGTGATCACCACCAACCAGGACATTTTCCTGGAGAGCCAGAAGCTGCCGTTCATTCGCCCGGAACGCGCCATGGAGACCTGGCAGGAACACCGCAAGATCCTGCGCCAGCTTGCCCGTGGCAACCAGGCCGGGGCGCAGCGTGCGATGCAAGAGCATATCCGCAACGCGGCATCGCGCACGAACGTGGTGTTCGCGTGCTGA